Genomic segment of Eupeodes corollae chromosome 2, idEupCoro1.1, whole genome shotgun sequence:
CTTAATAATAGTTCAGCGATAACATGGTCATCGGTAACAACGGGCCACGATCACCTGAACAACTCTGGTGGTGGCGGCGGAGGCAAGAACTCTGCTCCACCGCTTTATCAAAGTCCACAATTCCAACACGAATTTCCATCATTAGATGGTGCTGGTGCTCCCAGCCACCAAAAAGGAGCATCCTCATCATCTGCGTCAGGAAATCAACAGCACCAACCACATCAACAACAGTATCACCACAACAaccacaacagcaacaacaacaacaattacaacaatcatcaacaccaacaccaacaacaacaatacaatcATCAAAACTACAGAGATGGCAATGGCGGAAGAGACGAACGAGATCAATATCATCACCAGAACAAACAACAGCATCAAtaccagcatcatcatcatcaccaacaGCAAAATCACCACCATCAGCATTCGTCGTCGAGGATGACGACACAAGAGGGCGATGTGCAACAAGTGAGTCTAAGACCACAAACGGATGCAAATACATGGATAAACCAGCAACAAGGTGgcaagcagcagcagcaagtaCAAAGCGAAGCTGGCCAACAACAGAACAACAGCAACCAACAGGGCCAGGCCCCCCTACAAGCTGTTCCGCCGCCGTTGCTAGCTTTAATGCCATCATTTATGGTGCGTGGGGGTGGTGGATCCTCTGCATCGTCTTCAGATACACAGGGACGCTCGTTAACGCCACCAGCAGCTGGTGCAGATTATCAATATCATCGCCAGCAAAATGGCGGCAACGAAAGAGGACATTTTTCGTCAGGGAATAACAATAGAGGAGGAAATAATCAAAAAGATTATCGTTCAAATTCCCCAAATGTAGGtggcaacagcaacagcaattCATTCCGATCAAATGTTAATATGATGGGTAAACGGCCGGCTCAAGTTAATACACCCCCTCCCCAGCAACAGCGTCAAAATAAGGAGTTGTCTACATCGAACCTTCCACCACCATACGTAGAACCCGAAGTTGCACTTCAACAACGGCCAATTATAAAAGAAGAAGACTTAGAGCGTCTGAATGCAATCGCCAAAGATGATAGTTGGACGCAACAAGATGATGTTGAATATAATCCAAAATTGGCATATTCTGACGATGAAGATGAATCGCCTTCGCCCGATGCCGAAAGACAGCTACCAGTATTCCCAGCGAACACAACAGCCAAGATAAACAGCGAACAAAAATCTAACATTAAATCTACTGCAGAGCCCAGTAGATCGTGGGCACGAGACAGAGATTCATCCAAAGAGCATCAGCAGCGAAAATCTGAAGATAATAATTCATCAACTTCGCAACAGAATGGCCATCGAGGAGTAGTTGCTCTAGATGCCGGAGTTTACGAACGCGCAAAGCAAcgcaaagaagaagaagaaaaacggGAGCTCGAGCGTCGCCAAGCGGCTGCAATGAAACTATTAGAACTAGAAAAGAAATTGAATAGCAAAAAAGCGGCAAATTCTGGTGCGGGTAGTGATAATGATTTAGCAGGGGCCTCTGGAGGAGCAGGCATTAGTGCGACAATAACTAATGCTGGGTCATATGAAGACAGCCGCCAAAAAGACGATGATTATCACCATCAATCGACACGGGATATGGGTGGTCGTCGTGGATACCAAAAAGATGGTGGCAACAGTGGTGGTCGCGATTATAACCGGTACGATCGAGGTGAGAGGGATCGGGATCGTGATCGAGAACGTGACCGCGACCGTGATTATGGGCGTGGTGGTCCACAACATCATCAAAAGCCTGGATTTTCGGCTCATTTCCAGTCGAATTTGCCACCTCGATTTCAAAGACAACAACAATTACTCcttcaacagcaacaacagcagcaacaacaacagtcTAACCAATCTAATACAAGATCCATCACTGCCAATCAACAACAGTCGACAGGCGCCGCTGGAGGGTATTCATCCCATGAAAAACAATATGATTCAAATCGGTATGGTCATAACTCGCATTATAGATCGCAACCCCAGCAACGCCGCAATGACGGTGGTGATATGATGCGACGTAATGATCGAGGCGATCGGGATCACGGTGGCTATAGATCCGGTTATAATAGAAATCGAAATGATGATCAAAACGAACACGACGATCGTTACAATAGACGAAACAACGATGATTACCATCGCGGAATGTCTCGCAGTATCTCAGACTCTTCGCAGCGCAAGACAAGTGTTTCATCTAATGATGATCCACAGCAACAGCGTTCTTCTGATTTTCTAGGAGCAGCTGGAGGAGTTGCGTCCtcatcaacggtggcgtcttgGGCCGAAGAGACCGATGCAGAACTTCGACGCCAGAGGGATGAAAGTTTTTCCAGTGGCCACAGTCGCAATGAAGATGATATTCAAGTAAAACACATTTTGCAGCGTCCAGCGCAGCACCAGAAAAGTGCATCCGAAAGCAGCACTAACACAACAATTGACAAGCTTCCCAGCACAGCCTCTGACAAAGATAACTCTTACACGTCGACGGTTGCGACAAAGGAAGTGGAGCAAAAGGACAAAGAAAACACTCCAATTAGTGAGCCTTTGTCTTTCGTTCCAACTCAAATATTGCGTCGTTCGGAGAGTCCATCGCCACAAGTTGGCAACGatcaaaacaataaagaaaAGTCCTCGTCCATTAGCGAGGGAAGTATTGCGGAATCTTTAAACAAAAGCGATCAGCAATTGTACGAGCAAGTTGATCAAAAGGAACAAGTCCCTAGTGGCATTGAAACTCAACAAAGAAAACGGAAAGATAGTGAAAATGGAAGTGTTAGCGGTTCGGTTACTAAAAAGGATGATGAAAAAGTTGATGATAGGTTGCAACGTGGTGGAGATCATAAGCGGCCAAGCCCGAGAGGAACGGGAGGCGTTAATGAACGTAGACATGACATGCGTGGGCCACCCTCTCGTGGATACGGGTCATATCGTGGTGGACCAAGCAGTGGCGGTGGAAGCTGGAGCCGACGTGGAAGTGGAGGCGGTATGCGTATGGGTGGTAGTAGAAACTATCAAAACGACTGGAGTGAATCTGAGAATTCCGAGGATGTTGAAGATGATGGATACGGAAGGCGATCAGAAAGAAGCTCAAAAGTTCAAAGAAAAGTGAGTTATTGTCTTGCCTCAATTTGTGATTATTATTCCAcagataaataaatagtttaatgccgtgttgtttttgttaaaaaaatatgcatgTTTATAAGAATGTGCAgcgttcttaaaattttgtaaatatatgatTTATATTGTTTCCTACACTTACATAAtaacaaattagtttttaattgcatttttaatgaaacttttattaatttctaaaCAGGATCATCTTGGTCGAGATCAGAGAAGAGTTGGAGGTGGTGGAAGCGGCGCAGACAGCGGCTCTCATAAAGAAGGATTTGCTCCACGTGGTGAACCTTCAAGACGTGGACGTGGAGGAGGAAATATCGGTGGAAATTCACGAGGAGTGTCGGATTCCAATTCCGGATATCGACGTGAAAACAGAGGAAGCAATAGTAATATCGGCCCTCGTCGCACAGGTGATAGTTACAGTTCTCAACGTTCTACACATGAcgatcaaaaagaaaagaaaagtataTCAGAAGACTCACCGGAAACATCTGATAAAACAAAGCAGAATCAACTGGCACTTACAGCCGgcttaaaaaaatctgaaagtGGTGTTTCCGATGCAGAAAAACCCAAGCCGAAGCAACAAAGCCCTCAGCCAACAAAAAAACCAGACGATGGCAAAAAGTCATCTCCTCCCAAAAACTTTGGTTCTGGATCTGGTTATCAAGGTATCCGAAAAGAAAGTACGTCAAGTAATAAAAACGACGATAAAgcagattttgaaaaagataacGAACGTAAAAAATCTCTGTCCAAAGAGAAAGACCAAgtacagcaacaacaacaacaacgcagTAACAGTTCTGGTCAAATAAGCACTCAGCAAAGAACAGGTGGAAGCTCTTCAGGTATGATACAGAAGAAGGACGAAAGGCCATCAATGTCATCCTCTGCTTCATCTAAAGCAGTAACATCTACAACAAAGCCCCCACCGGGGCTTGGCTTTAAACAACCAAGTTCTTCAATTATGAGTAATCAGTCTTCGACGGGCAGTTCAGCAAATAAGGATTCCgtattacaaaaaagtaaatcttCAACCGACGCTCGTGGAGCAAGTACACCGTCTTCTTCAACGCCCTCTCAACAATCTTCTTCATCTACTTCCAATAACAACAAGAATCTACCAACgcgaataaataaatcacagcaACAATGGGAAACAAGTAGCAGAACTTCATCGGCCAATAATTGGGAAAAAGGAGACAAATCTCCCGAAGCACTACCAATGGATAATACATCTGGCAGTGAAAGTAAGGAGAAAAAAGCGATCGCAACTGACAAATCGGTAATTGATGGTGTCAACGCTCCTGTAAACACTATAATATTCGAGAACACAAATTATAAAACTGCAGCACAAATCCAACAACAACCACAAGTAAAACGACAAGGGTCAAACCACTCAGATACGTCCTCTTCCCAAAGCAGCCAGGTTAATCAAAAATCATCAGATATACCACAAGtacagcaacatcaacaacagGTCGAGGCAGTCACAACAACTATTTCGCAAATGTCATTCAATAACAGTAGTAATCAATCCGGAGGAGCAGTTCCTGTTACGGAAACTAGCAGTGGGAATGACTATGACAAGGAAATGAAACTGGGATTTGCATTTGAAACAGAATACTCACATATGGCAGAAGAAAAGAATACAACCGCCATTTCTACAGCTTCTGCTTcggtttgtacaaaaactgtgcCGGCTAAGCTTACGACAGGTCTACAGCCAATTCCAACTCAAGGTGGGGCACCTCCAGTGACTTCTGGTACGCCAACTGGTCAGCAGAATATAATTTCTACCACAGAT
This window contains:
- the LOC129947880 gene encoding filaggrin-2 isoform X2, producing the protein MSTLGGSRGERNAKPKFAALDINRMYKNSRGESVEPSAQKNQVPRKHGMQSLGKVPSARRPPANLPSLKAEVSSPNSNSNTPGQEVGTSNQISGGASQGTSVNSPVVSHSSSVSSIATNNNNIHANVNTNSSSKLLNNISSSNERHNTTSHSSSHSTLNNSSAITWSSVTTGHDHLNNSGGGGGGKNSAPPLYQSPQFQHEFPSLDGAGAPSHQKGASSSSASGNQQHQPHQQQYHHNNHNSNNNNNYNNHQHQHQQQQYNHQNYRDGNGGRDERDQYHHQNKQQHQYQHHHHHQQQNHHHQHSSSRMTTQEGDVQQVSLRPQTDANTWINQQQGGKQQQQVQSEAGQQQNNSNQQGQAPLQAVPPPLLALMPSFMVRGGGGSSASSSDTQGRSLTPPAAGADYQYHRQQNGGNERGHFSSGNNNRGGNNQKDYRSNSPNVGGNSNSNSFRSNVNMMGKRPAQVNTPPPQQQRQNKELSTSNLPPPYVEPEVALQQRPIIKEEDLERLNAIAKDDSWTQQDDVEYNPKLAYSDDEDESPSPDAERQLPVFPANTTAKINSEQKSNIKSTAEPSRSWARDRDSSKEHQQRKSEDNNSSTSQQNGHRGVVALDAGVYERAKQRKEEEEKRELERRQAAAMKLLELEKKLNSKKAANSGAGSDNDLAGASGGAGISATITNAGSYEDSRQKDDDYHHQSTRDMGGRRGYQKDGGNSGGRDYNRYDRGERDRDRDRERDRDRDYGRGGPQHHQKPGFSAHFQSNLPPRFQRQQQLLLQQQQQQQQQQSNQSNTRSITANQQQSTGAAGGYSSHEKQYDSNRYGHNSHYRSQPQQRRNDGGDMMRRNDRGDRDHGGYRSGYNRNRNDDQNEHDDRYNRRNNDDYHRGMSRSISDSSQRKTSVSSNDDPQQQRSSDFLGAAGGVASSSTVASWAEETDAELRRQRDESFSSGHSRNEDDIQVKHILQRPAQHQKSASESSTNTTIDKLPSTASDKDNSYTSTVATKEVEQKDKENTPISEPLSFVPTQILRRSESPSPQVGNDQNNKEKSSSISEGSIAESLNKSDQQLYEQVDQKEQVPSGIETQQRKRKDSENGSVSGSVTKKDDEKVDDRLQRGGDHKRPSPRGTGGVNERRHDMRGPPSRGYGSYRGGPSSGGGSWSRRGSGGGMRMGGSRNYQNDWSESENSEDVEDDGYGRRSERSSKVQRKDHLGRDQRRVGGGGSGADSGSHKEGFAPRGEPSRRGRGGGNIGGNSRGVSDSNSGYRRENRGSNSNIGPRRTGDSYSSQRSTHDDQKEKKSISEDSPETSDKTKQNQLALTAGLKKSESGVSDAEKPKPKQQSPQPTKKPDDGKKSSPPKNFGSGSGYQGIRKESTSSNKNDDKADFEKDNERKKSLSKEKDQVQQQQQQRSNSSGQISTQQRTGGSSSGMIQKKDERPSMSSSASSKAVTSTTKPPPGLGFKQPSSSIMSNQSSTGSSANKDSVLQKSKSSTDARGASTPSSSTPSQQSSSSTSNNNKNLPTRINKSQQQWETSSRTSSANNWEKGDKSPEALPMDNTSGSESKEKKAIATDKSVIDGVNAPVNTIIFENTNYKTAAQIQQQPQVKRQGSNHSDTSSSQSSQVNQKSSDIPQVQQHQQQVEAVTTTISQMSFNNSSNQSGGAVPVTETSSGNDYDKEMKLGFAFETEYSHMAEEKNTTAISTASASVCTKTVPAKLTTGLQPIPTQGGAPPVTSGTPTGQQNIISTTDLNMKIASVKKVWESVSPMPTVMEHVAAAAVVAAQQVSEVEAAQHLTSNYSNPQHIQHYAVAHAGNIHIQHALSSPGPQPVSYGNSYDPGIEQHFGQKDVSDSDGSSVVGYSPSPQHGGQVQVPSGPGGHGVSNLVLKHVADAVKVKATQQQMHPAGLGMSPPPPNAMQQQQQAVQQQQAVQQQAVQQQQHVVQQQQQHQQQQQQQQQQQQQQQQQQQQQQQQQQQQQQQQQQQQQQQQQQQQQQQQQQQQQQQQQHQSQMHPAAVAAAAAAVAQQQQQQQPQPFYQASQFTGIPTIPSPPAVLFNSGTMPSQSGLYAPFQIDQGRSQFSQFPPAPHYGTTGSGPYNAYMQTPPNMPTAPAPEMYSNIPSQFRMSGAVQSPFNQNQQLNNPNTVLISSNSNSLMSASVKPTSQQLGTIGSKNNAGAVAVAAASGPYAQQYMGLYPPQQAPPPPLQSNSYYSNSAGGQGPFYGGPAGAGATQSYGLQTAAGMFGGHAGPGGPTTGPPPQSAQQIASFNSQFMNSPLLTAAAINQFRGGPTPQQTAAQAYMKSNQGQNHMQDSMGRQLKSPLGADVSLNLAKQVQSQPSPPHHKNYQSWDLQNQVMQQQQQQQQVSQQQNTRGGNPQNNMNPSGRGAGGQGRYPAPIQRPNNYPQHMQPSQPPPQSQRPLRQGHSGGGGGGGPQQSGQGGPGPGGAGNPSGGPQMNKPYYANNAGGSRANHS
- the LOC129947880 gene encoding filaggrin-2 isoform X1; this translates as MSTLGGSRGERNAKPKFAALDINRMYKNSRGESVEPSAQKNQVPRKHGMQSLGKVPSARRPPANLPSLKAEVSSPNSNSNTPGQEVGTSNQISGGASQGTSVNSPVVSHSSSVSSIATNNNNIHANVNTNSSSKLLNNISSSNERHNTTSHSSSHSTLNNSSAITWSSVTTGHDHLNNSGGGGGGKNSAPPLYQSPQFQHEFPSLDGAGAPSHQKGASSSSASGNQQHQPHQQQYHHNNHNSNNNNNYNNHQHQHQQQQYNHQNYRDGNGGRDERDQYHHQNKQQHQYQHHHHHQQQNHHHQHSSSRMTTQEGDVQQVSLRPQTDANTWINQQQGGKQQQQVQSEAGQQQNNSNQQGQAPLQAVPPPLLALMPSFMVRGGGGSSASSSDTQGRSLTPPAAGADYQYHRQQNGGNERGHFSSGNNNRGGNNQKDYRSNSPNVGGNSNSNSFRSNVNMMGKRPAQVNTPPPQQQRQNKELSTSNLPPPYVEPEVALQQRPIIKEEDLERLNAIAKDDSWTQQDDVEYNPKLAYSDDEDESPSPDAERQLPVFPANTTAKINSEQKSNIKSTAEPSRSWARDRDSSKEHQQRKSEDNNSSTSQQNGHRGVVALDAGVYERAKQRKEEEEKRELERRQAAAMKLLELEKKLNSKKAANSGAGSDNDLAGASGGAGISATITNAGSYEDSRQKDDDYHHQSTRDMGGRRGYQKDGGNSGGRDYNRYDRGERDRDRDRERDRDRDYGRGGPQHHQKPGFSAHFQSNLPPRFQRQQQLLLQQQQQQQQQQSNQSNTRSITANQQQSTGAAGGYSSHEKQYDSNRYGHNSHYRSQPQQRRNDGGDMMRRNDRGDRDHGGYRSGYNRNRNDDQNEHDDRYNRRNNDDYHRGMSRSISDSSQRKTSVSSNDDPQQQRSSDFLGAAGGVASSSTVASWAEETDAELRRQRDESFSSGHSRNEDDIQVKHILQRPAQHQKSASESSTNTTIDKLPSTASDKDNSYTSTVATKEVEQKDKENTPISEPLSFVPTQILRRSESPSPQVGNDQNNKEKSSSISEGSIAESLNKSDQQLYEQVDQKEQVPSGIETQQRKRKDSENGSVSGSVTKKDDEKVDDRLQRGGDHKRPSPRGTGGVNERRHDMRGPPSRGYGSYRGGPSSGGGSWSRRGSGGGMRMGGSRNYQNDWSESENSEDVEDDGYGRRSERSSKVQRKDHLGRDQRRVGGGGSGADSGSHKEGFAPRGEPSRRGRGGGNIGGNSRGVSDSNSGYRRENRGSNSNIGPRRTGDSYSSQRSTHDDQKEKKSISEDSPETSDKTKQNQLALTAGLKKSESGVSDAEKPKPKQQSPQPTKKPDDGKKSSPPKNFGSGSGYQGIRKESTSSNKNDDKADFEKDNERKKSLSKEKDQVQQQQQQRSNSSGQISTQQRTGGSSSGMIQKKDERPSMSSSASSKAVTSTTKPPPGLGFKQPSSSIMSNQSSTGSSANKDSVLQKSKSSTDARGASTPSSSTPSQQSSSSTSNNNKNLPTRINKSQQQWETSSRTSSANNWEKGDKSPEALPMDNTSGSESKEKKAIATDKSVIDGVNAPVNTIIFENTNYKTAAQIQQQPQVKRQGSNHSDTSSSQSSQVNQKSSDIPQVQQHQQQVEAVTTTISQMSFNNSSNQSGGAVPVTETSSGNDYDKEMKLGFAFETEYSHMAEEKNTTAISTASASVCTKTVPAKLTTGLQPIPTQGGAPPVTSGTPTGQQNIISTTDLNMKIASVKKVWESVSPMPTVMEHVAAAAVVAAQQVSEVEAAQHLTSNYSNPQHIQHYAVAHAGNIHIQHALSSPGPQPVSYGNSYDPGIEQHFGQKDVSDSDGSSVVGYSPSPQHGGQVQVPSGPGGHGVSNLVLKHVADAVKVKATQQQMHPAGLGMSPPPPNAMQQQQQAVQQQQAVQQQAVQQQQHVVQQQQQHQQQQQQQQQQQQQQQQQQQQQQQQQQQQQQQQQQQQQQQQQQQQQQQQQQQQQQQQQHQSQMHPAAVAAAAAAVAQQQQQQQPQPFYQASQFTGIPTIPSPPAVLFNSGTMPSQSGLYAPFQIDQGRSQFSQFPPAPHYGTTGSGPYNAYMQTPPNMPTAPAPEMYSNIPSQFRMSGAVQSPFNQNQQLNNPNTVLISSNSNSLMSASVKPTSQQLGTIGSKNNAGAVAVAAASGPYAQQYMGLYPPQQAPPPPLQSNSYYSNSAGGQGPFYGGPAGAGATQSYGLQTAAGMFGGHAGPGGPTTGPPPQSAQQIASFNSQFMNSPLLTAAAINQFRGGPTPQQTAAQAYMKSNQGQNHMQDSQMGRQLKSPLGADVSLNLAKQVQSQPSPPHHKNYQSWDLQNQVMQQQQQQQQVSQQQNTRGGNPQNNMNPSGRGAGGQGRYPAPIQRPNNYPQHMQPSQPPPQSQRPLRQGHSGGGGGGGPQQSGQGGPGPGGAGNPSGGPQMNKPYYANNAGGSRANHS